Proteins from a single region of Bacteroidales bacterium:
- a CDS encoding RluA family pseudouridine synthase, giving the protein MEILYEDNHLIIVNKRSGEIVQSDKTGDIPLEQSVKDYLKKKYHKPGEVFLGVVHRVDRPVSGVVMFARTSKSLERLNRMFQEKAIRKTYWAIVKERPPKESDTLVHYIERNTHKNRSYAHIKEKANTKKAILHYRHIASSDRYHLLEIDLETGRHHQIRCQLGAIGCPIRGDLKYGYPRSNPDAGIHLHALQICFKHPVKDEEITITAPLPDDVLWHAFKDKLPEFSQNRSNH; this is encoded by the coding sequence TTGGAAATCCTTTACGAAGATAACCATCTGATCATCGTCAACAAACGAAGCGGGGAAATCGTACAATCCGACAAAACCGGGGATATTCCGTTAGAGCAATCGGTAAAAGATTACCTGAAGAAGAAATACCATAAACCGGGTGAAGTCTTTTTGGGGGTGGTACATCGTGTAGACAGGCCGGTAAGCGGAGTAGTGATGTTTGCCAGGACTTCAAAATCCCTGGAAAGGCTGAACAGGATGTTCCAGGAAAAGGCCATCCGGAAAACCTATTGGGCCATCGTAAAGGAACGTCCGCCCAAAGAGAGCGATACTTTGGTGCATTATATAGAACGTAATACACATAAAAATCGTTCATATGCCCATATAAAGGAGAAAGCCAATACGAAAAAAGCAATATTACATTACCGTCATATCGCATCATCGGACCGTTATCATTTACTGGAAATAGATCTGGAAACGGGTCGTCATCATCAGATCAGATGCCAGTTGGGAGCCATCGGGTGTCCGATCCGTGGCGACCTGAAATACGGCTATCCCCGTTCCAACCCAGATGCCGGAATTCATCTGCATGCCCTGCAGATATGCTTCAAACATCCTGTTAAGGACGAAGAAATAACCATTACGGCCCCTCTTCCCGACGATGTCTTGTGGCATGCTTTTAAAGACAAGTTACCGGAATTTTCTCAAAACAGATCCAATCATTAA
- the panB gene encoding 3-methyl-2-oxobutanoate hydroxymethyltransferase codes for MSVHQNVKRVTTHVLSAMKLKGEKITMLTAYDYSMARILDNAGIEVVLVGDSAANVMAGYETTLPITLDEMINYASSVVRGVKRALVVVDLPFGTYQGNSKQALASAVRIMKETGASAIKIEGGSEISESVTRILSAGIPVMGHLGLTPQSINKFGTYAVRAQEDAEANKLLEDAKLLESLGCFGIVLEKIPAKLGAQVAQEVKIPIIGIGAGPHVDGQVLVLHDMLGLNNEFSPRFLRRYLNLFEEIKGAVQQYITDVRTSDFPNEKEQY; via the coding sequence ATGTCAGTACATCAGAATGTAAAAAGGGTAACCACTCATGTTTTGAGTGCGATGAAATTAAAAGGGGAAAAAATCACGATGCTTACTGCCTACGATTATTCCATGGCGCGCATTCTCGACAATGCCGGAATAGAAGTAGTACTGGTAGGAGATTCTGCGGCCAACGTAATGGCCGGATATGAAACCACTTTACCCATCACTCTGGATGAGATGATCAATTATGCATCTTCAGTCGTCAGGGGTGTGAAACGGGCATTGGTGGTGGTAGATCTGCCGTTTGGCACTTACCAGGGGAATTCCAAGCAGGCATTGGCATCTGCAGTACGGATCATGAAAGAGACAGGCGCTTCCGCCATTAAAATCGAGGGAGGCAGTGAGATCAGCGAATCCGTAACCCGTATACTTAGTGCAGGCATTCCTGTAATGGGACATCTGGGACTTACCCCACAATCCATCAATAAATTCGGAACTTATGCCGTACGCGCCCAGGAAGACGCCGAAGCCAATAAGCTACTGGAAGATGCCAAACTACTTGAGAGCCTCGGATGTTTCGGAATTGTTCTTGAAAAAATCCCGGCCAAGTTAGGTGCACAGGTAGCTCAGGAAGTGAAGATACCCATTATCGGCATAGGTGCAGGTCCGCATGTAGACGGGCAGGTACTGGTATTACACGATATGCTGGGATTGAACAATGAGTTTTCTCCCCGTTTCCTTCGCCGTTACCTTAACCTTTTTGAAGAGATCAAAGGAGCCGTACAGCAATACATCACGGATGTACGCACCTCTGACTTTCCCAATGAAAAAGAACAATATTAG
- a CDS encoding EFR1 family ferrodoxin (N-terminal region resembles flavodoxins. C-terminal ferrodoxin region binds two 4Fe-4S clusters.), which translates to MIFYFSGTGNSLWVAKELSTTFKESLISVADELTGSKSHCKYDLKDDEKLFFVFPVHSWGPAALVLKFIKKLTVGNYTGQQVFLICTCGDNCGYTHKIIRKALRKKSIRLTKAYSVQMPNNYILMSGFNTDPKELEEQKLQDAPDLLRGVVNDIKEPSGKDSYTVGSSPFLKSYVVYPLFRKFVLGKTRFYAKESCTSCKLCEKICPTKTIVMENGKPVWGNACVQCVACIHHCPVRAIEYGNVSQDKGRYVHPE; encoded by the coding sequence ATGATATTTTATTTTTCAGGAACCGGAAATTCATTATGGGTAGCCAAAGAATTATCCACTACATTCAAAGAGTCACTTATTTCTGTGGCAGATGAGTTGACAGGATCAAAAAGTCATTGCAAATATGATCTTAAGGACGATGAAAAATTATTTTTTGTATTTCCGGTTCATTCATGGGGACCGGCGGCCCTGGTGCTAAAATTCATCAAGAAGCTGACAGTGGGTAACTATACCGGACAACAGGTTTTCCTGATATGTACCTGTGGCGACAATTGCGGTTATACCCATAAAATCATCCGCAAGGCACTTCGTAAAAAATCGATACGGCTTACCAAAGCCTATTCCGTACAGATGCCCAATAATTATATCCTGATGTCGGGATTTAATACCGACCCCAAGGAACTGGAAGAACAGAAATTACAGGATGCACCGGATTTACTTCGGGGTGTTGTGAACGATATCAAAGAACCATCCGGCAAAGACTCATATACGGTCGGCTCCTCTCCTTTCCTGAAAAGTTATGTGGTATATCCGCTATTCCGGAAATTTGTCCTGGGAAAAACCCGGTTTTATGCGAAAGAGAGTTGTACCTCATGTAAGCTATGTGAAAAAATATGCCCGACAAAAACCATTGTGATGGAAAACGGAAAACCGGTATGGGGTAATGCCTGTGTGCAATGTGTAGCCTGCATTCACCACTGCCCTGTAAGAGCTATAGAATATGGCAATGTATCACAGGACAAGGGAAGGTATGTTCACCCGGAATAG
- a CDS encoding sigma-70 family RNA polymerase sigma factor: MQKDGDDVSIWGSFLAGDHQAYEYIYKQNIQKLFLYGMTLTSDEELVKDCIHDIFIHIYKNRQNLGKTNNIRFYLISALKNKILMVFRKQKTYDKFKNSLDEEPVEINTAIDNIISAESEIERKAQIDHIWSVLTTRQKKIIYYKYVEGLSISEIAKKENIDYHSVANIIQRAIKKMRNFYFKSD; encoded by the coding sequence ATGCAAAAAGACGGGGATGATGTTTCTATTTGGGGTAGTTTTCTTGCCGGGGATCACCAGGCATATGAATATATTTATAAGCAAAACATCCAGAAACTCTTTTTATATGGTATGACATTAACTTCCGATGAAGAATTAGTCAAGGATTGTATTCACGATATTTTCATTCACATATACAAGAACAGGCAAAATTTAGGAAAAACGAACAACATCCGGTTCTATTTAATATCTGCACTGAAAAATAAGATATTGATGGTTTTCCGAAAACAAAAAACATATGATAAATTCAAAAATTCATTAGACGAAGAACCTGTCGAGATAAATACAGCCATTGATAATATAATAAGTGCTGAAAGCGAAATCGAACGCAAAGCGCAAATAGATCACATCTGGTCGGTACTTACCACCCGGCAGAAAAAAATCATTTATTATAAATATGTTGAAGGTCTAAGTATTTCAGAAATAGCCAAAAAAGAAAATATTGATTATCACTCTGTTGCCAATATTATACAGCGAGCTATAAAAAAAATGAGAAATTTTTATTTCAAAAGTGATTAA